Part of the Gammaproteobacteria bacterium genome is shown below.
CCGGTTGCAGGACCTGCACGAGGAGAACGGTCGTTGAGCAAGGTGCCGCTGACCACGCAGGGTGCTGATAAGCTGCGCGCGGAATTGCAGCGGCTGAAAGCCCAGCGTCCGCAGATAATCGAGGCAATCGCCACCGCCCGTGAGCACGGCGATCTCAAGGAGAACGCCGAGTATCACGCCGCACGTGACCAGCAGGGTCTCAATGAGGCCCGCATACGCGATCTGGAATTCAAACTGGGTAATGCCCAGGTCATCGACGTGACTGCCTTGAACGCGGAGGGCAGAGTCGTGTTCGGCGCTACAGTCGATCTGGCGGACGCGGAAAGCGGAGATGAGGTCACCTACCGGATCGTTGGCGAGGATGAGGCGGACATCAAGGCGGGCCTAATATCCATAAGTTCGCCCGTCGCGCGCGCGCTAATCGGCAAAATGGAAGGCGACGTGGCGATGGTGCGGACGCCAGGCGGTGATCGGGAATACGAGATCGTGGAAGTGAGATACGCCTGAAGCTATTCTTTGATCGTTGGCAACTCGAGCCCAGCAAATTCGCGCATGTAATCGCAATGTTGTTGCGTAGCCGCCGTCAGTATACGTTCATTGATTACTCTCGTTGCTGCCGGTCGCCTGACGAGCCTGTCTTACACCAATAGCTCACAGCAAGACAAAACATGAACCCTTCCGTCATGGCCGCTCTGGGATGGGTTACCGTCGCGATTCTTGGCGCCTCCGCTATCGGCGGCATCGCTCTGCATCGCGGCGAGTCCATTAACGCAATCTGGTTCATCCTCGCCGCGTTGTGCGTGTACGCAATCGCCTACCGCTTTTACAGCGCCTGGATCGCGGCGAAGGTGCTGGCCCTGGACGGGACGCGCGCGACCCCGGCCGAGCGTTTCGACAACGGGCGCGACTTCGTGCCGACCAACCGCTGGATCGTATTCGGTCATCACTTCGCTGCCATCGCGGGCCCGGGCCCGCTGATCGGCCCGACCCTGGCTGCGCAGTTCGGCTATCTGCCTGGCACCTTGTGGATCCTGGCCGGTGCGGTGCTGGGCGGCTGCGTGCAGGACATGGTGGTGATGTGGTGCTCCACGCGCCGCGACGGCAGAAGCTTGGGCCAGATGGCGCGCGACGAACTGGGACCCGTGGGTGGTGCGGCGGCACTCTCCGGCACCATGCTGATTATGATCATCCTCATCGCTGTGCTTGGTCTGGTGGTGGTCAACGCCATGAAGCACAGCCCGTGG
Proteins encoded:
- the greA gene encoding transcription elongation factor GreA; the protein is MSKVPLTTQGADKLRAELQRLKAQRPQIIEAIATAREHGDLKENAEYHAARDQQGLNEARIRDLEFKLGNAQVIDVTALNAEGRVVFGATVDLADAESGDEVTYRIVGEDEADIKAGLISISSPVARALIGKMEGDVAMVRTPGGDREYEIVEVRYA